From a single Nicotiana tabacum cultivar K326 chromosome 8, ASM71507v2, whole genome shotgun sequence genomic region:
- the LOC142163343 gene encoding uncharacterized protein LOC142163343 — MDLEAAGEKRLLQLNELDEFRLHSYKNAKLYKEKTKRWHDKHIKPRHFDPCQQVLLFNSRLRLFPEKLKSRWSGPFEVVRVTPYGAIMLRALNGERKFLVNGHRVKNY, encoded by the coding sequence ATGGACCTTGAAGCCGCGGGTGAGAAAAGACTTTTGCAGTTGAATGAGTTAGATGAGTTCAGGTTGCACTCTTATAAAAATGCTAAGCTctataaagaaaagacaaaaagatggCATGACAAGCATATCAAGCCGCGTCACTTTGATCCATGCCAACAAGTATTATTATTCAATTCTAGGCTAAGGCTGTTCCCTGAAAAGCTAAAATCGAGATGGTCAGGTCCGTTTGAGGTGGTGAGAGTCACTCCTTATGGTGCAATCATGCTGCGAGCTTTAAATGGTGAAAGGAAATTTTTGGTGAATGGACATAGAGTCAAGAACTATTGA